The Taeniopygia guttata chromosome 13, bTaeGut7.mat, whole genome shotgun sequence nucleotide sequence GTTTGTGGATTTACCACATGGGCCCTCTCTATAGCCCTGCCCATCTGGGAATGTCTAATGGGCCCATAATGTGTTTTAATAAGGAAAGGATTTGATTTATATGGACTTTTAGGAGCTTAATACAGCCTTTCTTGTTGCAGGTCAGTATGTGCTCTATGGTATTTATCAAGACTCATTTTACATAACATAGGCTGTGTGTGCTCATCTTTGCATTTGCTAATAGAAGATTCTCCTCATTCCAGAACATTGACCTTAACAATGAGATTTTTGCTTAATCTTGtgtaaattaattatttaatatttaacttGTTCCTAATCCTTTAAGAGGAGGGGAAATGGTCCTTAGTGCCTTTTACTGAGTACACTGTCTGCACATGTCCAGCTTTCATCTTTCTCCACAGTTCTGCTTAGCCAGGCCTGCATAGAGGGAAAAACTGCTAGTCTGTATGATTTGTCTTTCTGTTTATTGGTTTTTAAACTCTGTTTATTTCTGActatttcttgttttattaaAGCTAATTCATTATACTGTATATATCAATATTGTGTCCCTGGAGCATGTTCTTACCATGAAATAAAATTCTTGATTCTTAATTCCACCTTGTGTTCATGTGTTCCAAATAACATTATACATAGTATATCTTTTTTCCTCAGTTGTGTCAGGAGCTGGGTGAGGTGCCTGTGTAGCTctgagctgcacagcagcactcTGCAGAAGTGTTTGGGGTGTGTTGCAGCCTTGTTGCCAAGCCCCAGGGCGCTGGGCAGCAAGACCTTGCAGCATGTGCTTTTGAGCTGTCAGCATTCCCCATTTGTGGCCTGGCTTCTCCCATCCTgggcttttctttctgttcagaTCTGTGTTCCTCATGTTAGCACGAGCTTAATGCCATAGCAGGACAAGTAGTGTGCCAATTCCTAGCCACACTACCCTTGTTCCATAAACTTGAAACTCTAATCTTAAACTGTTGCCTTGTGTAATTTCCAATGTAATGCCAGCACACTTAgtccaaaaataaatttatttaaagaattATTATACATACTCTTTGAAAAATAGGGtcacagtttaaaaacaaaataagtgTTTTTTCACTTCTGACTCTTGTACTCTTCTTGGAGGACGTGGTGTAAATCATTGAGGAAGTTCTTCAGTGAGGTGGTGCTGCCTGCTGCCACAGGACATGGCTTCTGGAATGGGAAACAGGCTGTGAAAGAGCTTGCTGGGGTGGGATTGGGTTCTGCAGCTTGGGTTGGGCTGCTAAAGGCAGTgggagaggaaaacagaaacGGTGACCAAGGGAGAAGCCTGAGGGAtgtgggcagtgcagggagaaCTGTGCCTCACCTTGTGCCTTGCTCTGCTCccccaggccaggctgagcAAATTGTAGTAAAGGCCCCCGAGGTACCTGTGGCAGCTCTGGTGCTCCTGAGCAATTGTGGCAGCTTTGCATAAGATCTCCGTGTTGTTACCTCTCTGGGAAAAGACATGactcttttaaaaatgcttttgtacCATCATGGCTCATTAGCAGCAGATTAAAGCACTACAAATAATAAATTTCTATTCTAAAGGATAGGTGCAAATTGTGGTTTGAGGTGCCGAAGCCTCCCTGTGCACACCTGGCACTGGTCCCATCCCTTTCCTGGCGAGGAGGAATCACCCCCCGCAGACGCTGTGGCAGtgtggcacagctgtgagcaccCCTGTGATGGAGCATcgtgctcctgctgcaggtgtgGATGTGGAAACTGAGGCTGCTCCCTGCACTTACACTGGTTTGAGCAGACAGGGAGGCTACAGGAGTAACAAAAGCACCTAAGAAGAGTTTGCCTTCATTAGGGGCTTTGAGAAATCCTATAGCAGAGACATGTGGAAGATGAGGAGTTAATAAATAAAGTGCTGGTGGCATTAAAAAAACTATTTGACTTTCTTCCCTGGGGgatgctcccagtgctgcctgctCCATCAGCTTTCACCCGAGCAGTATCTTCGAACAAGTGACCAGTGTGTCCCTGTGAGCATGGGCAATGGTGAGTGTGGGGCTGTGCAGCATCTCTGGCATCTCCTCTCACTACCAGGGCTGCTCCCTGTGGCAGAAGGGGTGTGGGGGTCCCCTGAGGggtgctgagccccagccccccAGTGAGGGCTGCTGCACCCCTTGGGTGCCACCAGGCATGGCAGGAGGTGAGGGCTTGGGCTTTCTGTGAAAACAGGAACCCAGGGGCTGGCGAGCGTGGCTTAGGCAGCAGTTTTCAGAGCAGAAAGAGGCCTTATTATCTGCTATTAAATCTTGTGCTAAGTGCAGAGCCTTCCCCAGATAAGGGGCTAAAGAGGGATACCCAGTACTCAGGATGCTGTGCAATAGGTGGGTGTGGGTGTCTGAGCTGGTGACAGCACTCCAAGGCAAAGGGAGATGTTCCTCTCCCTGAAAAGCTGAAACCTCTGTTTGCTGCCTCAGCACAGGTGCCCATCTCTGCCCTTCCTCGGggctctccctgtccccagtgggGCCAGAAGCCACCAGTGCTGCTTTGGCTGGAGGCAGAGATGGGTGTGGGAAGGTGAGGGCtcctgtgcagggccctgggAGTGGTGAGAACCAGCTGGGCAGCCCAACGTTTGTGCTGGGGGCTCACAGtgggctcctgctcctccacagcACCACACTAGGACAGGCAGGGTCCTAGGCTTGCCACCTCCATCCCACCTCCCTGTGCTCTCCTCTGGCCCCCAGCACCCTCCCAGTTCCCATCAGGGATATATGGTCGGGTTTTTCTCTTACCTTATGATCTGCAAAAATATTGATCACATTCATCTTGTTACAGGAAACCTTTATGAAGACACAAAGGAGAGGAGCAATCAGGCTCCAGACAGCACAGATCCATCCTGACGTGCACTCACAGACACACATCCATCCACCTCCAGGCTCCAGGAGCGTTGTGAGCACCATGCTCATCACCCTCCTCTGGCTCAGCATCGCTCCCTCCGAGCCTGGTGGAGCAATCTGTTCCTCCCATCAGTGAGTAAAGCACCAACCAGCCCTACCTCCATCTGCTGGAGCTGGTCCAGCAGCTTGATGCTCTCCTTGAGGATGTTGGTCCGTAGTGGCTGTGGCCATGCGGCGACCACGTCTCCTAGGCAGGCTGACAGCACCAGGAGGGTGAGCAGGACCTGCACCAGGATACTCATGGCCTGCTTTGGCTGGACCCCTTCAGCTCTTAGTCTCTGCATTGTTTGGTGATCTCTAACTGTGTGCGCTTTTCTGGAGGAAGCACCTCAATTTATTACTGTAAAATTGCTGAACCAGGaggaaaaacttatttttccctTATAGGCACTTTCCAAAGTTGCTCCCGATTAGGAGAGCAACAGCTCTTTTTTGTGCAAGtcaaaattttcttctgatctTGCATTATGAAATTTCCACTGTAAGATGAGAGTGGCAGGAGTCAGGTTGCATGCAGTATATAAGCTTGGCTTGGGGATTCTCCATTTCTCCATATCTCAAGGCATGATGAATTTAGAGTGGTTAAACTGGGTTGCCCACTGCTCTGACACACTCCAATAGCaacacttttctttttattttcctttgagtAACCTGCAAGTTCTTCTATCACGTTTCATTTGAATATCTCCAGATCACGTAAAGCGTGCACGCTGATTTCCGTCCCTGGGTTTCTTAGCCTGGGGAGGAACAGAACGAatggcagggctgtgtggggacaaacctgggcaggagcagggcagcagcctgggggtTTGTGGAGATGTGGGGACCCTCCTGACCAAACAGGATCCCCAAACCCGGGTGGCCTCCTGCAGGGTTGTGTGCAGGGAGACAGAGCTGGAATCAGGGTCCTGCTGTGTCGATGCTGGGGGTTTGTGGCCCTACTGCAGCGTTTTGGGGAGCTGGAGGCTGCCCTGTCCATCCTGCCCTGCTTGGGGAACAGCAGCCTGAGTTTTCAGAcaatgggctctgccagcctcaccaaccagagctgccacaggaaaTGGCACTGAGAAACGCTGAGCTGGGAAACTTTGGAGTTTTGTAATAACTAATAGGGATTTTTCTAACTCAAACAGCAACTTACCACCAGATAACAACTTGTGAGCACCTGATGAGTCCGGGAGCAGCCAGACTGAGAGTAATTTTGTTTGTCTGGTTGCGAGATGCCCTGGATGAAGTTAGGTGAAGTCACTGACACACAAAGATCCTTGTGAGAGATTTGCCAGTGGAGAGCTGTGCTGTTTCCTACCTCCCTGCTATGGGGAGCAGATAAGGGAGCATGCTCTGGCTGTGTGACTGCATCCATggcctccagggatggtgggtCCTCACCAGCATGCAAAGAGCTGTCCCACTGGTCTGGGAggagtggtggtggtggtggtaggATCCCTGCCTAAAAGTGATGCTGGAGAAGATGATGGAGGCAGTAGCCACATCCTGCAGACACAGAGGTTCCCCAGTGATCATGGTGAAAAGCTCTAAAACTGGAatcagagaagagaaaatgctCAAATCACAGAAAAAGTTAACCTTGTCTCTACTCAGGCTGAATCATGGTGGAAAACCGCATCGCTGTGTGATGAGAAAGTCACCAGCTGTGttgggtttgcatggcaaggTTTTGATCTTGGGGAGCCACAAGGCTGggttctgtgagaagctgctggaagatcTCCCAGTGCCTGATGGAGCCAACTCCAGTTGCTCCAAGAGGGACCTGCTGCTGGACAAGGACCAGCCCATTGGCAACAATGGCAGTGCCCGGGGAAAatccctgcacagctgcagctggaagagaaaggagagaaaatcaggaGCAAAGTTAAGCCTGGGAAGAAGGGATGGGTGGGGTTAAGGTGTTTTAAgatttcaattttatttctcattatcctatTCTGATTTGACTGACAATAAATTGAATAATTAAATCATTAAACTAATTTTCCCCCAAGCTGAATATATTTTGCCTATGACAGTACTTGCTGATTGTTCTTTCCTTGTCCTTACTCTGGCTCACAAGCCTTTTGTTATGTTTTctccccactgcccagctgaggGTGACAGGGGTGCTGTGGTGGGGCCCTGACATCCGTCCGAGGTCAATAATCCCACACAACAGCAAATGAAAGGATTCCCATGTCCTTTCCCAAGGATGGAATGGAGCTGATGGCAGTGATGGCCCCACTGCTCTCTGAAGGGACAGCTACAGCCCCCATGGGGTCCCCGCTGTTTctggagccctggctgtgccttcATCCCAGCCACCATCCAGGGATGAGCCTGCCCTGTTTCCCTACCAAAGAAAGGTGCCTGATTCAGAAATGTGTCCTCAGTTTTCTCCTCTTGGAGCTCCTTGGGCTCTGTGGAGCCTTTCCCATCCTACAAGGATCCTGCCCAGGCTCTCAAACACCAACCTGCCTATGGCTGCTGAGCCTGGGCTCTGCCAGAAGTCACAGCCACCAGCTCAGATCTCCCTTTTGTGTCCCAACCAGAACGATTCCAGGACAGCCACTGAGACAGAGCCGTGAGGGTTTGCCAGCTGTCACATCCTGCCTGTGGGGACTGGcagctggtggcagcagggatcatggaatcacagaacagcttggaagggacccacaagggtgattgagtccagctcctgtccctctaCAGCACCATCCCAAAGGGTCACACCATGTGCTCAAGGGTATTGTCCATGTTCTGTTCTCAtgcatttctgctgctcctgtgcctggtgCTAATAATCCAGGGCAAATCCCAAGGCTGCAGCTGAGCCCCTGTTGCATGCATTTGAGTATGTATAACAATTTCCAGCAGTAATTTTGTGGATTTGTTTCCTACATGTGTGCTCTGGTCCGTAAGCCAGCCCcatcctttccctctcccctcacacagcccttcccctgcctgcagctcttctttggctcctgctgcctcccccttcagccccactgcccccaGACCACAGCCTGCACCCCAACACCCCCCTCCACCCTGGCCCCATGCACAAGGCCCTCTTCCCAAGAAAAGGCTCTTATCCTtcctcctccagcccttcctttcACCAATTTCCTAAGCCACAAGCCAGGAGGGTTATTTGGTGCCTTTTCCTTGCTCTCGGTGGCAGAGTGGGTACATTTACTGCACATTGCCCCAAAAATGCCAGCATTCCTGACCAAGAGGCAGCTCCCCCAGTGCTCCTCACTAACTGCTGAAAGTAAGAGGGAATTGACATCACAAACTATGTACACCAAGAGCCCTTAACTCAGTTGTTTATTGCTTAAGCCCAGGAACATGTCAATAAAAATCAGTGCATAGTTGAcattaacaaaataataaaatgaagaCATTCAAATACATGGGAATTTGAATATATTAACTCTCATAATaccaatattttaaatagaGAGAAGAACAATAAATTACAATGTTCATTCATTGTTGTGCAAAGGCAATCAGACAAAAAAAGTTCCCTAAAATGAGGtagcagtattttaaatatgattGTATTCCACAAAACTACcatgtaatttcaaaataaacctTGAATActggcttttcctttttattttaggtccaaagcaaagaaaagctttCAACAGCCAGGACTTTTTGGTCTTGAATCTCTAGGTTGCACACTATAAAAATAAGTTAGTTAAATAacatataataataaataaacaaacttcATAAGTATGATGACAGTGAGCACCCATTAGATTCAAAGTTGTCCTACAGACTCTCCTGTCTTCAGGATTAATAACTTAAAAGCCACCTACAATAGAAGAGACACACTGAAATTGAAGTAACAGGTCCGGCCCCTCTGAGCCGtttcccctcccagctctgctcccagaaaTCCGCCTCCCCCTCAGCTGCGAACCTCAGCTGCACTCAGTAACACATCGGTCAAAATTTCTCATTTCAGCCTAGATTTTCATCTCTTTAGGAAGAGAAGATGACTGTGAAGAAACCTCCCGTCACGCAGGGGAACAGGAAGCAGATAATCTGGTTTTGGTTTAGGTAGGTGCTGCCGGAGCGGATGAACGAGCGAAGAGCTGCGGCTCCTGAGCATCCTCCGGGATGCTCCTTCTGCATCCTCCGGGATGCTCCTTCTGCATCCCTGCTCGGGGCGGGCGGCCTCGCATCCCGCTGGGGCAGCCGCGGGGAGCAGCTCCGGGCAGGGCAGCCTCAGGGAGCAGCTCAGGGGCTCAGGGCAGCCgcagggagcagctcagggGCTCAGGGCAGCCCTGGCCGAGTGCGAGCTCGCTGCCGAGGCTGTGCGGGGGAATGTTCGGGGGATGCCGGGCGGGCGCTCGGGATTAGCAGGGCTGGAGCGGGGCTGAGGAAGTGCACGAAACGAGGAGCAAAAAGGGACAGAAGAAGACAAAACCACTCCGCAGCACCCATTTGAGCGCTAGCAGCAGCGAGGTGCGGGGCTGGCGGGTCTCACTGCGCGGCCGAGGAGCCCCTGCGCCTGTACAGCCCCTGCGTGAAGTTGCCCAGCGCCGGCAAGAAGTGGCGCAGGTAGATCTCGTTCTCATCGCTCAGGAAGCAGTTCTGGGAAAGGAAGAGTGTAAATGCATTAGGGCTGCAGCACGGTTTAACAGCTGGCTCGGTGGGCAGCTAGGCTCCCAGCCCAGACAGATGCTTTGTTTGCCTCCGTGTCCTCATGAATAACTCAGAGTGCTGAGGATGCTGCCCGGGAGGTCAGGAAGTGTCCTGTGCTCGGAACAAGTGTCAGGCCCCTGTGCCCATAGTGTGACTCCCATGGCCGCTGGCCTGGGggggctgctgggagctgtcaTCCTCTTCCCATCGGGGCACAGTCACCCGAAGCACGGGCAGGTTTGCAATGCCCAGCTCTGGCCCCATTCAAGAGAAAAAATCCTGATCAGCCCTGTGGTACCCTCAGCGTGGGGGCACAGGCACCatggggcagagctg carries:
- the IL4 gene encoding interleukin-4; amino-acid sequence: MSILVQVLLTLLVLSACLGDVVAAWPQPLRTNILKESIKLLDQLQQMEVSCNKMNVINIFADHKRGNNTEILCKAATIAQEHQSCHRYLGGLYYNLLSLAWGSRARHKVRHSSPCTAHIPQASPLVTVSVFLSHCL